A region from the Citrobacter koseri ATCC BAA-895 genome encodes:
- a CDS encoding methionine synthase, with protein MKILLPTSTAGSLPKPSWLAQPETLWSPWKLQNEELIEGKQDALRLSLDDQLRAGIDIVSDGEQTRQHFVTTFIEHLSGVDFEKRQIVKIRNRYDASVPTVVDAVARQKPVFVEDAKYLRQLTRQPIKWALPGPMTMIDTLYDAHYKSREKLAWEFAKILNQEARELEAAGVDIIQFDEPAFNVFFDEVNDWGIAALEKAIEGLKCETAVHICYGYGIKANTDWKKTLGSEWRQYEEAFPKLQTSNIDIISLECHNSHVPMDLLELIRGKKVMVGAIDVATNTIETPEEVASTLRKALQFVDADKLYPSTNCGMAPLSRQVAKGKLDALSAGAEIIRRELSAK; from the coding sequence ATGAAAATATTACTACCCACTTCAACGGCTGGCAGTTTACCTAAACCTTCCTGGCTTGCTCAACCTGAGACGCTTTGGTCGCCCTGGAAATTGCAAAATGAGGAATTAATCGAGGGAAAACAAGATGCGCTACGTTTGTCCCTGGATGATCAACTACGGGCAGGTATTGATATTGTTAGTGATGGCGAGCAAACGCGCCAACACTTTGTCACCACGTTTATTGAACACCTCAGCGGCGTTGATTTTGAGAAACGTCAGATTGTTAAAATTCGTAATCGCTATGATGCGAGCGTACCGACCGTTGTTGATGCGGTAGCGCGTCAAAAACCCGTTTTTGTTGAAGATGCAAAGTATTTACGCCAGCTCACTCGTCAGCCGATTAAATGGGCGCTGCCAGGGCCTATGACGATGATCGATACGCTCTACGATGCCCACTATAAAAGCCGCGAAAAGCTGGCCTGGGAATTTGCAAAAATTCTCAATCAGGAAGCCAGAGAGTTAGAAGCTGCCGGCGTCGATATTATCCAGTTTGATGAGCCCGCATTTAATGTGTTTTTTGATGAAGTGAATGACTGGGGGATCGCCGCGTTAGAAAAAGCCATTGAAGGGCTAAAATGCGAAACCGCTGTGCATATCTGCTATGGATATGGCATCAAGGCCAATACCGACTGGAAAAAGACGCTGGGGTCAGAGTGGAGACAATATGAAGAAGCTTTCCCCAAACTGCAAACGTCTAATATCGATATCATCTCACTGGAATGTCATAACTCGCATGTTCCAATGGATCTGCTTGAACTGATTCGCGGTAAAAAAGTCATGGTAGGGGCCATTGACGTGGCAACCAACACCATTGAGACACCAGAGGAAGTCGCCAGTACGTTACGCAAAGCGCTTCAGTTTGTCGATGCCGACAAGCTCTATCCTTCTACCAACTGTGGTATGGCTCCCTTATCTCGTCAGGTAGCCAAAGGTAAGCTCGATGCCCTAAGCGCAGGCGCAGAAATCATCCGAAGAGAACTTTCGGCTAAATGA
- a CDS encoding Hpt domain-containing protein, with translation MAHRINGGARMMNYTPLKETCEALEVACNNEQDWETIEQLVKCVLEDMVRFNKWLAEKS, from the coding sequence ATGGCACACCGGATTAACGGCGGTGCACGGATGATGAATTATACGCCGCTGAAAGAGACCTGTGAGGCGCTTGAAGTTGCCTGCAATAACGAGCAGGACTGGGAAACGATTGAACAGTTGGTCAAATGTGTGCTGGAAGATATGGTGCGCTTTAATAAGTGGCTGGCAGAAAAATCTTAA
- a CDS encoding outer membrane protein encodes MCHAANLVTVSLFKSQFKFPDKFALYATAGAGVAKVKVGGWQGNDTREFAGNTQTNFTYSVGAGASYEVINDLTLYATYRYVDMGNIESGRNTFVNARALQDENMRGRLVNNEFVFGVRYVL; translated from the coding sequence GTGTGCCATGCGGCCAACCTTGTCACGGTCTCGCTGTTCAAGTCGCAGTTTAAGTTTCCCGATAAATTCGCCCTGTACGCAACGGCTGGCGCCGGTGTAGCGAAAGTGAAAGTAGGTGGCTGGCAGGGTAATGACACCCGCGAGTTCGCCGGCAACACGCAAACCAACTTTACGTACTCCGTTGGTGCGGGTGCTTCTTATGAAGTTATTAACGATTTGACCCTGTACGCCACTTATCGTTATGTCGATATGGGCAATATCGAAAGCGGCCGTAACACCTTTGTAAACGCCCGTGCTCTACAGGATGAAAATATGCGTGGACGCCTGGTCAACAATGAATTTGTGTTCGGCGTTCGTTACGTCCTTTAA
- a CDS encoding LacI family DNA-binding transcriptional regulator, with translation MRKTKRVTIKDIAELAGVSKATASLVLNGRSKELRVAEETRDRVLAIAKEHHYQPSIHARSLRDNRSHTIGLVVPEITNYGFAVFSHELETLCREAGVQLLISCSDENPGQETVVVNNMVARQVDGLIVASSMLNDADYQKLSEQMPVVLFDRHMNDSSLPLVITDSITPTAELVADIARQHPDEFYFLGGQPRLSPTRDRLEGFKQGLREANVELRPEWIIHGNYHPGSGYEMFAELCARLGRPPKALFTAACGLLEGVLRYMGQHNLLQSNMRLASFDDHYLYDSLTIPVDTIRQDNHQLAWHCFDLIGKLIEGENPEPLQRKLKATLQRRYKTEKQTQ, from the coding sequence GTGAGAAAAACAAAACGCGTCACAATAAAAGACATCGCGGAACTGGCGGGGGTCTCAAAAGCCACTGCCAGCCTGGTACTGAACGGACGCAGCAAAGAGCTACGGGTGGCGGAAGAAACACGGGATCGTGTACTGGCTATTGCAAAAGAGCATCACTACCAGCCCAGCATTCACGCCCGCTCGCTGCGTGATAACCGCAGCCACACCATTGGTCTGGTGGTTCCGGAAATCACCAACTACGGTTTTGCCGTCTTTTCTCACGAACTGGAAACCCTGTGCCGGGAGGCGGGCGTTCAGTTGCTGATTTCCTGTAGCGATGAAAACCCAGGCCAGGAGACCGTAGTGGTCAATAACATGGTGGCGCGCCAGGTGGACGGGTTGATTGTCGCCTCCAGTATGTTGAATGATGCGGATTACCAGAAACTGAGCGAGCAGATGCCCGTGGTTCTATTTGATCGCCACATGAACGACAGCTCTCTGCCGCTGGTCATCACCGATTCGATTACTCCCACGGCTGAACTGGTGGCGGATATCGCCCGCCAGCATCCTGACGAGTTCTACTTCCTCGGCGGTCAGCCGCGGCTTTCCCCGACGCGTGACCGTCTGGAGGGGTTTAAGCAGGGGTTACGTGAAGCCAACGTTGAACTGCGCCCGGAGTGGATCATCCACGGCAACTATCACCCTGGTTCCGGTTATGAGATGTTCGCTGAACTTTGCGCCCGACTGGGACGTCCACCTAAGGCGCTGTTCACCGCCGCCTGCGGGCTGCTGGAAGGGGTGCTGCGCTATATGGGCCAGCACAATCTGCTGCAAAGTAACATGCGGCTGGCCAGCTTTGACGATCACTATTTGTATGACTCACTCACTATTCCTGTCGATACCATCCGCCAGGATAATCATCAGCTGGCATGGCACTGCTTTGATCTTATTGGCAAATTGATTGAAGGGGAAAACCCGGAACCTCTCCAGCGTAAGCTGAAAGCAACACTGCAACGGCGATATAAAACAGAAAAACAGACGCAATAG
- a CDS encoding sucrose-6-phosphate hydrolase: protein MTLASRWPAVLQAVMQGQPCALADSHYPQWHPAPVTGLMNDPNGFIWFAGRYHLFYQWNPLGCDHRYKCWGHWSSVDLVHWQHESIALMPDEEYDRNGCYSGSAVDNNGVLTLCYTGNVKFDDGGRIAWQCLAVQNDDGSFTKQGPVLPLPEGYTGHVRDPKVWCHDGQWYMVLGAQDLQKQGKVLLFTSDDLHHWQPCGEIAGQGVNGLTDSGYMWECPDLFALDETHVLICCPQGLAREPHRYLNTYPSVWMSGAFDYETASFAHGELHELDAGFEFYAPQTTVAEDGRRILIGWMGVPDGEEMLQPTCAYGWIHQMTCPRELKYRDGRLWQTPARELEQLREAEHQWQGRASDAPELEATRLEFELSTSYVNADFAGALRLTVDDYGVRLERASLKNGEMLTRYWQGDVSHLRVLCDSSSIEIFINHGEGVMSSRYFPDHPARVRFEGASDITLRYWSLRRCMIE from the coding sequence ATGACTTTAGCTTCCCGCTGGCCTGCCGTGTTGCAGGCAGTAATGCAAGGCCAGCCGTGTGCACTGGCGGACAGCCATTATCCGCAGTGGCATCCCGCGCCGGTAACGGGGCTGATGAACGATCCGAACGGGTTTATCTGGTTTGCCGGGCGCTACCACCTGTTTTATCAATGGAACCCACTGGGCTGCGATCATCGCTATAAGTGCTGGGGACACTGGAGCTCCGTGGATCTGGTGCACTGGCAGCACGAGTCAATTGCCCTGATGCCCGACGAAGAGTATGACCGTAACGGCTGTTACTCCGGCAGCGCCGTGGATAACAACGGCGTGCTGACCCTGTGCTACACCGGTAACGTCAAGTTTGACGACGGCGGTCGCATCGCCTGGCAGTGTCTGGCGGTGCAAAATGATGATGGCAGTTTTACCAAGCAGGGGCCAGTGTTGCCCCTGCCGGAAGGGTACACCGGGCATGTACGGGACCCGAAGGTGTGGTGCCATGATGGGCAGTGGTACATGGTGCTCGGTGCGCAGGATCTGCAAAAGCAGGGCAAAGTGCTGCTGTTCACATCCGATGATTTACACCACTGGCAGCCCTGCGGTGAGATTGCTGGACAGGGCGTGAACGGTCTTACGGACTCCGGGTATATGTGGGAGTGTCCGGATCTGTTTGCGCTTGATGAAACACATGTGTTGATCTGCTGCCCGCAGGGGCTGGCGCGCGAACCGCATCGCTATCTCAATACCTATCCGTCAGTCTGGATGAGCGGGGCATTTGATTATGAAACGGCTTCGTTTGCCCACGGCGAGCTGCATGAGCTTGACGCCGGTTTTGAGTTTTATGCGCCACAAACCACGGTGGCGGAAGACGGAAGACGCATCCTGATCGGCTGGATGGGCGTGCCGGACGGTGAAGAGATGCTTCAGCCCACATGTGCGTACGGCTGGATCCACCAGATGACCTGCCCGCGGGAATTGAAGTATCGCGACGGCAGGCTCTGGCAAACGCCTGCCAGAGAACTTGAACAGCTTCGCGAAGCCGAACACCAGTGGCAGGGCCGCGCCAGCGATGCGCCAGAACTGGAGGCGACGCGTCTTGAGTTTGAACTGAGCACTTCGTACGTGAATGCCGATTTTGCCGGCGCGTTGCGTCTCACGGTCGATGACTACGGTGTGCGTCTGGAACGCGCCAGTCTGAAAAACGGTGAAATGTTGACCCGCTACTGGCAGGGCGACGTCAGCCATTTACGCGTTCTGTGCGACAGCTCCAGTATTGAAATTTTCATCAACCATGGCGAAGGGGTGATGAGCAGCCGCTATTTTCCTGACCATCCGGCCCGGGTACGCTTCGAAGGTGCGTCCGACATCACATTACGCTACTGGTCGCTGCGCCGCTGCATGATAGAATAG
- a CDS encoding sucrose-specific PTS transporter subunit IIBC, which produces MDFDNIARELIPLLGGKENIASAAHCATRLRLVLIDDALSDQQAIGKVEGVKGCFRNSGQMQVIFGTGVVNKVYAAFIQAAGISESSKSEAADIAARKLNPFQRIARLLSNIFVPIIPAIVASGLLMGLLGMVKTYGWVNADNALYIMLDMCSSAAFIILPILIGFTAAREFGGNPYLGATLGGILTHPALTNAWGVASGFHTMNFFGFEIAMIGYQGTVFPVLLAVWFMSIVEKQLRRAIPDALDLILTPFLTVIISGFIALLIIGPAGRALGDGISFILSTLIAHAGWLAGLLFGGLYSVIVITGIHHSFHAIEAGLLGNPSIGVNFLLPIWAMANVAQGGACLAVWFKTNDAKIKAITLPSAFSAMLGITEAAIFGINLRFVKPFIAALIGGAAGGAWVVSVHVYMTAVGLTAIPGMAIVQASSLLNYIIGMVIAFGVAFTVSLLLKYKTDSE; this is translated from the coding sequence ATGGATTTTGATAATATCGCCCGCGAACTCATCCCGCTGCTCGGAGGCAAAGAGAACATCGCAAGCGCCGCTCACTGCGCAACGCGTCTGCGTCTGGTTCTGATTGACGACGCGCTTTCCGATCAGCAGGCCATTGGCAAGGTCGAAGGGGTGAAAGGCTGTTTTCGTAACTCCGGGCAGATGCAGGTGATTTTTGGTACCGGTGTGGTTAACAAGGTCTACGCCGCGTTTATTCAGGCTGCGGGGATTAGCGAATCCAGCAAGTCCGAAGCTGCAGATATCGCCGCACGTAAGCTGAACCCGTTCCAGCGTATTGCTCGTCTGCTGTCTAACATCTTCGTGCCAATCATTCCTGCCATTGTGGCGTCCGGTTTGCTGATGGGCCTGCTTGGGATGGTAAAAACCTACGGCTGGGTGAATGCGGATAACGCGCTTTACATCATGCTGGATATGTGCAGCTCGGCGGCGTTTATTATTCTGCCGATCCTGATTGGCTTTACCGCAGCCCGGGAATTTGGCGGTAACCCGTATCTGGGGGCGACGCTGGGTGGCATTCTGACGCACCCGGCGCTGACCAACGCCTGGGGCGTGGCGTCCGGCTTCCACACCATGAACTTTTTCGGTTTTGAAATCGCCATGATTGGCTATCAGGGAACCGTGTTCCCGGTACTGCTGGCGGTGTGGTTTATGAGCATAGTGGAGAAACAGCTGCGCCGGGCGATCCCGGATGCGTTAGATCTGATCCTGACCCCGTTCCTGACTGTTATTATCTCCGGCTTTATTGCGCTGTTGATCATTGGCCCTGCGGGCCGCGCGCTGGGAGACGGTATCTCCTTCATCCTGAGTACCCTGATTGCTCATGCAGGCTGGCTGGCCGGGCTGTTGTTTGGTGGTCTGTATTCGGTAATTGTTATTACCGGTATTCACCACAGCTTCCACGCCATCGAGGCCGGACTGCTGGGGAATCCGTCGATAGGCGTTAACTTCCTGCTGCCAATCTGGGCGATGGCGAATGTGGCGCAAGGCGGGGCGTGTCTGGCGGTGTGGTTCAAAACCAACGATGCCAAAATCAAAGCCATTACATTACCGTCGGCGTTCTCTGCGATGCTGGGCATCACCGAAGCGGCGATTTTTGGTATCAACCTGCGCTTCGTGAAGCCGTTTATCGCGGCGCTGATCGGTGGCGCGGCGGGCGGTGCTTGGGTGGTGTCGGTGCATGTCTACATGACCGCCGTGGGACTGACTGCTATTCCGGGCATGGCAATAGTACAGGCCAGCTCGCTGCTTAACTATATTATCGGCATGGTGATTGCTTTCGGTGTGGCGTTCACCGTCTCCCTGCTGCTGAAATATAAGACGGACTCTGAATAA
- a CDS encoding carbohydrate porin — translation MYKKRRIAVMIGMLIGSTSVLAQTDMTSIESRLAALEQRLQEAETRAQVAEKRATAAEQKTQQLVAAQQQAQTITREVAQRTTALEKKADQSSGFEFHGYARSGLLMNDAASSSKSGPYLTPAGETGGAIGRLGNEADTYVELNVEHKQTLDNGAITRFKAMLADGQKTYNDWSADSSDLNIRQAFAELGNLPDFTGALKGSTFWAGKRFDRDNFDIHWLDSDVVFLAGTGGGVYDVKWDDTLHSNFSVYGRNFGSEEEIDNNVQNYILSMNHFAGPFQLMVSGLRAKDNDDRKDSNGDLIKTDAANNGVHAMAGLHNKSFYGLREGSAKTALLYGHGLGAEVKSIGSDGALLSEADTWRFASYGVTPLGGGWHIAPAVLAQSSKDRYVKGDSYEWVTLNTRLIKEVTQNFALAFEGSYQYMDLNPEGYKDRNAVNGSFYKLTFAPTLKAGKIGDFFSRPELRLFATWMDWSSKLDNYASDDAFGSSGFNAGGEWNFGVQMETWF, via the coding sequence ATGTATAAAAAACGCAGAATTGCCGTGATGATAGGCATGCTGATCGGCAGTACCTCTGTTCTTGCCCAGACGGATATGACGAGTATCGAATCACGCCTTGCGGCGCTGGAGCAGCGTCTTCAGGAAGCAGAAACCCGCGCACAGGTGGCTGAGAAACGTGCCACAGCAGCAGAACAAAAAACGCAGCAGTTGGTTGCCGCCCAGCAACAGGCGCAAACCATCACCCGGGAGGTGGCGCAGCGGACTACCGCGCTGGAAAAGAAAGCCGATCAGAGTAGTGGATTTGAGTTTCACGGCTATGCTCGTTCCGGCCTGCTGATGAACGACGCAGCCTCGAGCAGCAAAAGTGGCCCGTACCTGACGCCAGCCGGGGAAACAGGCGGGGCGATTGGGCGTCTGGGGAATGAAGCAGATACCTACGTCGAGCTAAACGTGGAACACAAGCAGACCCTGGACAACGGCGCAATCACGCGCTTTAAGGCCATGCTGGCCGACGGGCAGAAAACCTATAACGACTGGTCAGCGGACAGCAGTGATCTCAATATTCGCCAGGCCTTTGCTGAACTGGGCAATTTGCCTGATTTTACTGGCGCGCTGAAAGGCAGTACCTTCTGGGCGGGAAAACGTTTTGACCGCGATAACTTTGACATTCACTGGCTGGATTCTGACGTGGTGTTCCTGGCCGGTACGGGCGGCGGTGTGTATGACGTGAAGTGGGACGACACGCTGCACAGTAACTTCTCTGTCTATGGGCGCAATTTTGGCAGCGAGGAGGAGATCGACAACAACGTTCAGAACTACATCCTCAGCATGAACCACTTTGCCGGACCGTTCCAGCTGATGGTGAGTGGTCTGCGGGCTAAAGACAACGATGACCGTAAAGACAGCAACGGTGACCTGATTAAAACTGATGCGGCGAATAACGGTGTTCACGCTATGGCTGGCCTGCACAACAAGAGTTTCTACGGCCTGCGGGAGGGATCTGCCAAAACGGCGCTGCTGTATGGCCACGGCCTGGGTGCGGAAGTAAAAAGTATTGGTTCCGATGGCGCACTGCTGTCTGAAGCTGATACCTGGCGCTTTGCCAGTTATGGTGTCACGCCTCTGGGCGGCGGCTGGCATATTGCACCTGCAGTCCTGGCGCAGAGCAGTAAAGACCGTTACGTCAAAGGCGACAGCTATGAATGGGTCACGCTCAACACTCGTCTGATTAAAGAGGTCACGCAGAATTTCGCCCTGGCGTTCGAAGGTAGCTATCAGTACATGGATTTGAATCCTGAAGGCTACAAAGACCGTAATGCGGTCAACGGGAGTTTCTACAAGCTGACTTTCGCCCCGACATTAAAAGCAGGCAAGATCGGCGATTTCTTCAGCCGTCCGGAGCTGCGTCTGTTCGCCACCTGGATGGACTGGAGCAGTAAACTGGATAACTACGCCAGCGATGACGCCTTTGGCAGCAGCGGCTTCAATGCTGGCGGGGAATGGAACTTTGGGGTTCAGATGGAAACCTGGTTCTAA
- a CDS encoding aminoimidazole riboside kinase, producing MEKIWVLGDAVVDLLPDGKGRLLQCPGGAPANVAVGIARLGGKSAFIGRVGDDPFGRFMQKMLADEQVDVQWMRRDPQHRTSTVVVDLDEQGERSFTFMVRPSADLFLTSDDLPPFQVGEWLHVCSIALSAEPSRSATLQAMETIRKTGGFVSFDPNIRHDLWRHDAELRQCLAQALTKADVVKLSVEELSYLTGEHQVQDGLTALMQSCPASLVLVTRGKEGVITWHEGTMTHYPATSVECVDTTGAGDAFVAGLLYGLASAGSAIPHHLPPIIGLAQRCGALATTAKGAMTALPYLHEL from the coding sequence ATGGAAAAGATCTGGGTGCTTGGCGACGCGGTTGTGGATCTTCTGCCGGATGGTAAGGGCAGATTACTGCAATGCCCCGGGGGCGCACCGGCCAATGTCGCGGTTGGCATTGCCCGCCTCGGCGGCAAAAGCGCGTTTATCGGCAGAGTCGGTGATGACCCATTCGGCAGGTTTATGCAAAAGATGCTTGCGGACGAACAGGTCGACGTTCAGTGGATGCGGCGCGACCCGCAGCATCGCACATCAACGGTGGTGGTTGATCTGGACGAACAGGGTGAACGCTCGTTTACGTTTATGGTACGCCCGAGCGCCGATCTGTTCCTGACATCTGATGATCTCCCGCCATTTCAGGTTGGGGAGTGGCTGCATGTCTGTTCGATTGCCCTGAGCGCAGAACCCTCTCGTTCCGCTACACTTCAGGCAATGGAAACCATCAGAAAGACCGGTGGTTTTGTCAGCTTCGACCCCAACATCCGCCACGATCTCTGGCGTCATGATGCCGAGTTGCGCCAGTGCCTTGCGCAGGCATTGACCAAAGCCGATGTGGTGAAACTTTCCGTGGAAGAGTTGAGCTATTTAACGGGGGAGCATCAGGTACAGGACGGTCTGACGGCGTTAATGCAAAGCTGTCCTGCCAGTCTGGTGCTGGTAACTCGGGGTAAAGAGGGGGTGATTACCTGGCATGAGGGCACGATGACCCACTATCCCGCGACGTCAGTGGAATGCGTTGACACCACCGGCGCAGGGGATGCCTTCGTGGCGGGACTTCTCTACGGACTGGCGTCAGCAGGCTCTGCCATTCCCCATCATCTCCCCCCGATAATCGGACTCGCACAACGCTGCGGCGCACTCGCCACAACGGCCAAAGGGGCAATGACTGCACTGCCGTATCTCCACGAACTGTAA
- the proA gene encoding glutamate-5-semialdehyde dehydrogenase produces the protein MLEQMGIAAKAASYKLALLSSREKNRVLEKIADELEAQTESILSANAQDVAEARENGLSEAMLDRLALTPARLKAIADDVRQVCNLADPVGQVIDGGLLDSGLRLERRRVPLGVIGVIYEARPNVTVDVASLCLKTGNAAILRGGKETYRTNAATVAVIQQALEACGLPAGAVQAIDSPDRALVNEMLRMDKYIDMLIPRGGAGLHKLCREQSTIPVITGGIGVCHIFVDDSAEIEPALKIIVNAKTQRPSTCNTVETLLVHQDIAARFLPALSKQMAESGVTLHADDAALAQLKSGPANVVAVKAEEYDDEFLSLDLNVKIVAGLDDAIAHIREHGTQHSDAILTRTLRNADRFVNEVDSSAVYVNASTRFTDGGQFGLGAEVAVSTQKLHARGPMGLEALTTYKWIGIGDDTIRA, from the coding sequence ATGCTGGAACAAATGGGCATTGCTGCCAAAGCGGCGTCCTACAAACTGGCGCTACTCTCCAGTCGCGAGAAGAATCGCGTACTGGAAAAAATAGCGGACGAACTGGAAGCGCAAACTGAAAGCATCCTGAGCGCTAATGCTCAGGACGTTGCCGAGGCGCGCGAAAACGGCCTCAGCGAAGCGATGCTGGATCGTCTGGCATTGACGCCGGCGCGCCTGAAAGCGATTGCCGATGACGTCCGTCAGGTGTGTAACCTGGCCGACCCGGTCGGACAGGTGATTGATGGCGGTCTGCTGGACAGCGGGCTGCGTCTGGAACGTCGTCGTGTTCCGTTGGGCGTCATTGGCGTGATTTACGAAGCGCGTCCCAATGTGACCGTTGACGTCGCCTCGTTATGCCTGAAAACCGGCAACGCGGCGATTCTGCGCGGCGGTAAAGAGACGTATCGCACCAATGCGGCAACGGTTGCGGTGATTCAGCAAGCGCTGGAAGCCTGCGGCTTACCTGCTGGCGCAGTCCAGGCGATCGACAGCCCGGATCGCGCGCTGGTCAATGAAATGCTGCGTATGGATAAATACATCGACATGCTGATCCCTCGTGGCGGCGCGGGCCTGCACAAGCTGTGCCGTGAGCAGTCGACGATCCCGGTGATCACCGGCGGGATTGGCGTATGTCATATCTTTGTTGACGACAGCGCGGAGATCGAACCGGCGCTGAAGATCATCGTCAATGCGAAAACCCAGCGTCCGAGTACCTGCAACACGGTGGAAACGCTGCTGGTGCATCAGGATATCGCTGCGCGTTTTCTGCCTGCGCTGAGCAAGCAAATGGCGGAAAGCGGCGTCACGCTGCATGCTGACGATGCGGCGCTGGCCCAACTGAAATCAGGCCCGGCGAACGTGGTGGCGGTGAAAGCTGAAGAGTATGACGACGAGTTCCTGTCGTTGGATCTGAACGTGAAAATCGTGGCCGGCCTGGATGACGCTATCGCGCATATTCGTGAACACGGTACTCAACATTCCGATGCGATCCTGACGCGTACTCTGCGCAACGCCGATCGTTTTGTGAATGAAGTAGATTCGTCCGCCGTTTACGTCAATGCTTCAACCCGATTTACCGATGGCGGACAATTTGGCCTTGGCGCGGAAGTGGCTGTCAGCACGCAAAAATTACACGCACGCGGCCCAATGGGGCTGGAAGCGCTGACCACCTACAAGTGGATCGGCATCGGTGACGATACCATTCGTGCGTAA